Proteins encoded within one genomic window of Salmo trutta chromosome 11, fSalTru1.1, whole genome shotgun sequence:
- the LOC115202277 gene encoding acidic leucine-rich nuclear phosphoprotein 32 family member B isoform X3 has translation MGKKRDLRDFERGMIVGSRRAGSSISQTAALLGFSRTTVSVVYREWRDKQKTSSQRQSSGRKQLVDKRGRRRLERIVQTNRRATIRQITAQYNSGVQNSISECTTRRSLSRMGYCSRRRANEEWKNTACVDKVRELVLDNCRSNEGKIEGLTEEFVNLEFLSLINVGLLSVSNLPRLGKLKKLELSDNRISGGLDVLAEKLPNLTHLNLSGNKLKDISTLEPLKKLDSLKSLDLFNCEVTNLNDYRESVFKLLPQLTYLDGYDVEDREAADVDGVDDDDEGGAKDEDGEEEDFDEEDDEVSGDEEEEDLGIDDEDDNDDEVEVVQGEKRKQDPDDDDDYEQKTKANHVTNPFPLHPDTHPHPAYSTSLPQL, from the exons atgggtaAAAAGAGAGATCTAagggactttgagcgtggtatgatcgtcggttcCAGGCGCGCAGGGTCCAGTATATCACAAACGgccgccctcctgggcttttcacgcacgacagtgtctgtggtttaccgagaatggcgcgacaaacaaaaaacatccagtcaacgGCAGTCCAGTGGGCGTAAACAGCTCGTTGAtaagagaggtcgaaggagattGGAAAGAATCGTGCAAACTAACAGACGGGCCACAATTAGACagataacggcgcagtacaacagtggtgtgcagaacagtATCTCTGAATGCACAACTCGccgatccttgtcacggatgggctattgcagcagacggcGGGCAAACGAGGAGTGGAAAAACACCGCCTGTGTAGATAAG GTACGGGAACTTGTCCTGGACAACTGCAGATCAAATGAAGGGAAAATTGAAGGCCTCACAGAAGAATTCGTCAATCTGGAATTCCTCAGTTTGATAAATGTTGGCTTATTGTCAGTTTCCAACCTTCCCAGACTTGGGAAACTCAAAAAG TTGGAACTCAGCGACAACAGAATCTCTGGTGGCCTTGATGTGCTAGCAGAGAAACTCCCCAACCTCACACATCTAAATCTAAGTGGGAACAAACTGAAAGACATCAGCACGTTGGAACCTTTG AAAAAGCTGGACAGCCTGAAGTCTCTGGACCTGTTCAACTGTGAGGTGACCAACCTGAACGACTACAGGGAGAGTGTGTTCAAGCTGCTCCCTCAGCTCACCTACCTGGACGGGTACGACGTGGAGGACCGAGAGGCAGCCGACGTGGATGGGGTGGACGACGACGATGAGG GAGGAGCAAAGgatgaggatggagaggaggaagactTTGACGAGGAGGATGATGAAGTCAGTGGCGACGAAGAG GAAGAAGACCTTGGTATTGATGATGAGGACGACAATGATGATG AAGTTGAGGTTGTccaaggagagaagagaaagcaaGACCCTGACGACGATGATGATTATGAGCAAAAAACAAAAGCCAATCATGTTACCAACCCCTTCCCTCTCCACCctgacacccacccacacccTGCCTACTCCACGTCTCTCCCCCAGCTTTGA
- the LOC115202277 gene encoding acidic leucine-rich nuclear phosphoprotein 32 family member B isoform X4: MGKKRDLRDFERGMIVGSRRAGSSISQTAALLGFSRTTVSVVYREWRDKQKTSSQRQSSGRKQLVDKRGRRRLERIVQTNRRATIRQITAQYNSGVQNSISECTTRRSLSRMGYCSRRRANEEWKNTACVDKVRELVLDNCRSNEGKIEGLTEEFVNLEFLSLINVGLLSVSNLPRLGKLKKLELSDNRISGGLDVLAEKLPNLTHLNLSGNKLKDISTLEPLKKLDSLKSLDLFNCEVTNLNDYRESVFKLLPQLTYLDGYDVEDREAADVDGVDDDDEGGAKDEDGEEEDFDEEDDEVSGDEEEEDLGIDDEDDNDDVEVVQGEKRKQDPDDDDDYEQKTKANHVTNPFPLHPDTHPHPAYSTSLPQL; the protein is encoded by the exons atgggtaAAAAGAGAGATCTAagggactttgagcgtggtatgatcgtcggttcCAGGCGCGCAGGGTCCAGTATATCACAAACGgccgccctcctgggcttttcacgcacgacagtgtctgtggtttaccgagaatggcgcgacaaacaaaaaacatccagtcaacgGCAGTCCAGTGGGCGTAAACAGCTCGTTGAtaagagaggtcgaaggagattGGAAAGAATCGTGCAAACTAACAGACGGGCCACAATTAGACagataacggcgcagtacaacagtggtgtgcagaacagtATCTCTGAATGCACAACTCGccgatccttgtcacggatgggctattgcagcagacggcGGGCAAACGAGGAGTGGAAAAACACCGCCTGTGTAGATAAG GTACGGGAACTTGTCCTGGACAACTGCAGATCAAATGAAGGGAAAATTGAAGGCCTCACAGAAGAATTCGTCAATCTGGAATTCCTCAGTTTGATAAATGTTGGCTTATTGTCAGTTTCCAACCTTCCCAGACTTGGGAAACTCAAAAAG TTGGAACTCAGCGACAACAGAATCTCTGGTGGCCTTGATGTGCTAGCAGAGAAACTCCCCAACCTCACACATCTAAATCTAAGTGGGAACAAACTGAAAGACATCAGCACGTTGGAACCTTTG AAAAAGCTGGACAGCCTGAAGTCTCTGGACCTGTTCAACTGTGAGGTGACCAACCTGAACGACTACAGGGAGAGTGTGTTCAAGCTGCTCCCTCAGCTCACCTACCTGGACGGGTACGACGTGGAGGACCGAGAGGCAGCCGACGTGGATGGGGTGGACGACGACGATGAGG GAGGAGCAAAGgatgaggatggagaggaggaagactTTGACGAGGAGGATGATGAAGTCAGTGGCGACGAAGAG GAAGAAGACCTTGGTATTGATGATGAGGACGACAATGATGATG TTGAGGTTGTccaaggagagaagagaaagcaaGACCCTGACGACGATGATGATTATGAGCAAAAAACAAAAGCCAATCATGTTACCAACCCCTTCCCTCTCCACCctgacacccacccacacccTGCCTACTCCACGTCTCTCCCCCAGCTTTGA